A part of Legionella sainthelensi genomic DNA contains:
- a CDS encoding inorganic phosphate transporter encodes MDSTFLFTFFVIMVAYAFDFINGFHDAANSIATIVTTKVLTPKQAVIWAAFFNFIAFLVFNLTVAKTIGSGLIDAHIINAHFILAALTGAIFWNLVTWYYGLPSSSSHALIGGLAGAAIAKGGFSSLKMTGFAKVIGGIFVSPALGLFVALLITYFFYTFSKNSESTHFKLFKGFQLCSSALLSLTHGSNDGQKTMGIISILLFSAAWIEGPFYVPFWVVISCQAAISLGTLAGGWRIVHTMGTQITKLDTMKGCAAETGAAISLFIATQSGIPVSTTYTVTGAIAGVGLTNGIAGSHWRVIRRIFFSWLITIPATASIAAALVLSNI; translated from the coding sequence ATGGATTCAACCTTTTTATTTACATTTTTTGTAATTATGGTTGCCTACGCTTTTGACTTCATTAATGGTTTCCATGATGCAGCAAATTCTATAGCTACGATCGTTACTACAAAAGTTTTGACTCCCAAACAAGCCGTGATATGGGCTGCATTTTTCAATTTTATTGCTTTTTTAGTTTTTAACCTCACGGTGGCAAAAACTATTGGCAGTGGCCTAATTGATGCTCACATTATTAATGCGCATTTTATTTTAGCCGCATTAACAGGCGCTATATTCTGGAATCTGGTGACTTGGTATTACGGACTTCCATCAAGCTCTTCACACGCTCTTATCGGTGGTTTAGCTGGCGCTGCAATAGCTAAGGGAGGTTTTTCATCACTTAAAATGACTGGTTTTGCTAAAGTAATTGGTGGTATTTTTGTTTCGCCAGCTCTTGGATTATTTGTTGCACTATTGATTACCTATTTTTTTTATACGTTTTCGAAAAATTCAGAGAGCACGCATTTCAAGCTCTTCAAAGGATTTCAATTATGTTCTTCTGCATTACTTAGTCTAACCCATGGAAGTAATGATGGCCAAAAAACGATGGGTATCATTTCGATACTACTCTTTTCAGCAGCTTGGATTGAAGGACCTTTTTATGTTCCATTTTGGGTGGTCATTTCATGTCAAGCAGCAATAAGCCTTGGGACCCTTGCAGGAGGCTGGCGTATTGTGCATACCATGGGAACCCAAATAACAAAACTTGACACTATGAAGGGTTGCGCAGCCGAAACCGGGGCAGCCATTTCTCTTTTTATTGCAACGCAATCAGGCATCCCTGTCTCTACTACTTATACTGTCACCGGAGCGATTGCTGGGGTCGGATTAACCAATGGAATTGCTGGTTCCCATTGGCGCGTTATCAGAAGAATTTTCTTTTCATGGCTCATCACAATTCCTGCCACCGCAAGCATTGCTGCAGCATTGGTATTAAGCA
- the coq7 gene encoding 2-polyprenyl-3-methyl-6-methoxy-1,4-benzoquinone monooxygenase yields the protein MRRINTLDTLIDNVDNALRTLFPPKKRIGTRPSPAKDFPEPSLSFQEKKNISGLMRVNHAGEVCAQALYQGQALTAQLTHIRKQMSDAAAEEIDHLAWCEERLAELGSQTSLLNPLWYGGSLILGAFAGLAGDRVSLGFVMETERQVSAHLYRHLQKLPAKDKKSHSVLAKMKEDEEQHATLARESGAIELPYVVKLLMHIVSKLMTKSSYYI from the coding sequence ATGCGCAGAATAAATACTCTGGATACATTAATAGACAACGTAGATAATGCTTTGCGTACACTATTCCCCCCAAAAAAGCGCATAGGCACTCGTCCCTCACCGGCCAAGGATTTTCCTGAGCCATCACTCTCTTTCCAAGAAAAAAAAAACATCTCCGGATTAATGCGCGTCAATCATGCGGGAGAAGTTTGCGCACAAGCACTTTATCAGGGCCAAGCCTTAACCGCACAATTAACTCATATCAGAAAACAAATGAGTGATGCAGCTGCTGAAGAAATTGATCATTTAGCCTGGTGCGAAGAGCGATTGGCCGAATTAGGCTCCCAAACAAGTCTACTCAATCCCCTATGGTATGGAGGTTCTCTTATATTAGGGGCGTTCGCCGGATTAGCTGGAGATAGAGTTAGCTTGGGGTTTGTAATGGAAACAGAACGACAAGTCTCTGCCCATTTATACCGACATTTACAAAAATTGCCAGCAAAGGATAAAAAATCACATTCCGTGTTAGCTAAAATGAAAGAAGATGAAGAGCAGCACGCAACGCTAGCTAGGGAGTCTGGGGCTATAGAATTACCCTATGTTGTCAAACTATTAATGCATATTGTATCTAAATTAATGACTAAAAGTAGTTATTATATATAG
- a CDS encoding aspartate aminotransferase family protein, translating into MALITSYNPMPITFTHGEGVWLYDEQGKAYLDGLSGIAVCGLGHAHPDVTQTIQQQAAKLIHTSNTFHIKQQELLAEKLTAMTGMEQVFFANSGAEVNEAAIKLTRLFGHKKGIETPSIIVMEKAFHGRTMATLTASGSRKVQAGFEPLVPGFIRAPFNDLDAIHTIAANREDVVAVMIEPIQGEGGIHAAEESYLRSVAKLCEQHDWMLILDEIQTGNGRTGKLFACMHYDIQPDVLTTAKGLANGVPIGACLISKKAKDLFKPGNHGSTFGGNPLACATALTVLEVIERDKICEKVTKNSALLMEMLIKNLGEHPNVKAIRGKGYMIGVELDRPANDMRLLGLANGVLFNITADTVVRLLPPLIINEDEINELVNRLTLTINQFTQ; encoded by the coding sequence ATGGCTTTAATTACAAGTTACAATCCTATGCCAATAACGTTCACACATGGAGAAGGAGTTTGGTTGTATGATGAACAAGGTAAAGCCTACCTAGACGGCTTGAGTGGGATAGCCGTTTGTGGGTTAGGACATGCCCATCCTGATGTCACACAAACAATACAACAACAAGCAGCGAAACTGATTCACACATCGAATACCTTTCATATTAAGCAACAAGAATTACTCGCTGAAAAACTCACAGCCATGACTGGCATGGAGCAAGTTTTCTTCGCCAATTCAGGTGCTGAAGTGAATGAAGCAGCAATAAAATTAACGCGTCTTTTTGGACATAAAAAAGGAATTGAAACACCATCAATCATTGTTATGGAAAAAGCCTTTCATGGTCGCACGATGGCAACATTAACCGCATCAGGAAGTCGTAAGGTCCAAGCAGGATTTGAACCTTTAGTTCCTGGGTTCATTCGTGCTCCTTTTAATGACTTAGACGCCATCCATACGATTGCAGCGAACAGAGAGGATGTCGTCGCGGTGATGATTGAACCTATCCAAGGCGAGGGTGGCATCCATGCAGCAGAAGAAAGTTACCTTCGCTCTGTCGCCAAACTTTGTGAGCAACATGATTGGATGCTTATTTTAGATGAAATCCAAACTGGAAACGGCCGTACTGGAAAATTATTTGCCTGTATGCATTACGATATTCAGCCTGATGTTCTGACAACAGCCAAAGGCTTAGCGAATGGCGTTCCAATCGGAGCTTGCCTCATTAGCAAAAAAGCGAAAGATTTATTTAAACCTGGAAACCATGGTTCAACTTTTGGCGGTAATCCTTTGGCTTGTGCGACTGCTTTAACTGTATTAGAGGTGATTGAACGAGATAAAATTTGCGAAAAAGTCACAAAAAACAGCGCGCTATTAATGGAAATGCTGATCAAAAATCTTGGTGAGCATCCGAATGTTAAAGCAATTCGTGGTAAGGGGTATATGATAGGTGTTGAACTGGATAGACCCGCCAATGATATGCGTTTGCTAGGACTTGCTAATGGAGTACTCTTTAATATCACTGCGGATACTGTTGTACGACTATTACCGCCATTGATCATTAATGAAGATGAAATCAATGAATTAGTAAACCGATTAACCTTAACGATTAATCAATTTACTCAATAA
- the sodB gene encoding superoxide dismutase [Fe] codes for MTFTLPELPYAKNALEPHISSETLEYHYGKHHQAYVTNLNKLIPGTEFESMKLEEIIKESKGGIFNNAAQVWNHTFYWHCLSPNGGGEPQGKVAEAINKYFGSFDSFKEKFTQTAITTFGSGWAWLVQDKAGELKIISTSNAGTPMTEGLTALLTCDVWEHAYYIDYRNARPDYVTAFWNLVNWDFVADNMR; via the coding sequence ATGACCTTTACACTACCTGAATTACCTTACGCAAAAAATGCGTTAGAACCCCATATTTCGAGTGAAACGCTTGAATACCATTATGGCAAACATCATCAAGCTTACGTGACTAACTTAAATAAACTAATTCCTGGCACTGAATTTGAATCCATGAAATTAGAAGAAATTATTAAAGAATCAAAAGGAGGAATATTTAATAATGCGGCACAAGTATGGAATCATACTTTTTATTGGCATTGCCTAAGCCCAAATGGTGGTGGAGAACCTCAAGGAAAAGTTGCTGAAGCAATTAATAAATATTTTGGCTCTTTTGATTCATTTAAAGAAAAATTTACCCAAACCGCAATTACAACTTTTGGCTCGGGTTGGGCGTGGCTTGTTCAAGACAAAGCTGGTGAATTAAAAATAATCAGTACTAGTAATGCTGGCACACCGATGACCGAAGGATTAACCGCACTGTTGACCTGCGATGTGTGGGAACATGCTTATTATATTGATTACCGTAATGCTCGACCAGATTATGTGACTGCATTTTGGAATTTGGTAAATTGGGATTTTGTAGCTGATAATATGAGGTAG
- the grxD gene encoding Grx4 family monothiol glutaredoxin, producing the protein MDTLDKIKKQITENAILLYMKGTPKMPQCGFSARAVQCIEACGVDFAYVDVLANPDIRQTLPQFSDWPTFPQLYIKGELIGGSDIIAELFQQGELETMLRDAIAA; encoded by the coding sequence GTGGATACTTTAGATAAAATTAAAAAGCAAATAACTGAAAACGCTATTTTGCTTTATATGAAAGGTACACCGAAGATGCCACAATGTGGGTTTTCTGCACGCGCAGTCCAATGTATCGAGGCGTGTGGTGTTGATTTTGCATATGTAGATGTTCTTGCTAATCCCGATATTCGTCAAACTTTACCTCAGTTCTCTGATTGGCCTACCTTTCCACAGCTTTATATAAAAGGAGAGTTGATAGGCGGTTCTGACATTATTGCTGAGTTATTTCAACAAGGTGAATTAGAAACCATGCTGCGTGACGCAATTGCTGCATAA
- a CDS encoding peroxiredoxin — MSVLVGRKAPDFTVAAVLANGEIVDKFNLHEHLKGKYGLVFFYPLDFTFVCPSELIALDHRIDEFKSRNVEVVTVSIDSHFTHNAYRNTPVNKGGIGSVRYTMVADMTHSICQSYGVEHPAAGVAFRGAFIIDTNGIVRSQIVNDLPIGRNIDELLRIVDAVQHFEENGEVCPAGWQKGKAGMTASTEGVAAYLSEHSDSL; from the coding sequence ATGAGTGTATTAGTGGGAAGAAAAGCTCCTGATTTTACTGTGGCTGCTGTTTTGGCAAATGGTGAAATTGTGGATAAATTTAATTTACACGAGCATTTGAAAGGTAAATATGGTCTTGTATTTTTTTATCCTTTGGATTTTACCTTTGTCTGCCCTTCTGAATTGATTGCTTTAGATCATCGCATTGATGAGTTTAAAAGCCGTAATGTTGAGGTGGTTACTGTTTCTATTGATTCACACTTTACTCATAATGCGTATAGAAATACTCCAGTGAACAAAGGGGGTATTGGTTCTGTTCGTTATACTATGGTCGCAGACATGACTCATAGTATTTGTCAGTCTTATGGTGTGGAGCATCCTGCTGCAGGCGTTGCTTTCCGTGGCGCATTTATTATTGATACCAACGGTATAGTTCGCTCACAAATTGTCAATGATTTGCCCATTGGACGTAACATAGATGAACTGCTAAGAATCGTTGATGCTGTACAGCACTTTGAAGAAAATGGGGAAGTTTGTCCTGCTGGTTGGCAAAAAGGAAAAGCAGGCATGACCGCTTCTACTGAAGGTGTTGCCGCATATTTATCAGAGCATTCTGATTCATTATAA
- the rnt gene encoding ribonuclease T, whose translation MNHNPLFGMHIKERFRGFLPVVVDVETAGIDPHKNALLEMCIVLILMDDQGKFYRGKSHFEHILPFPGSELDPKSLEFNQIDPFQPLRFAIDEKTALENLFHPIFAAIKMFQCQRAVLVGHNAWFDLLFIKEAIKRTGVKSPFHAFTCFDTATLGGFIYGQTVLAKAAQAAGITFDAQEAHSAIYDAEKTADLFCHMANLWQERQAKTKPE comes from the coding sequence ATGAATCATAATCCTTTATTCGGCATGCATATAAAAGAACGGTTTCGTGGCTTTTTACCTGTAGTTGTCGATGTGGAAACTGCTGGGATTGATCCACATAAAAATGCATTACTAGAAATGTGTATCGTACTCATTCTAATGGATGATCAAGGTAAGTTTTATCGAGGAAAGAGCCATTTCGAACATATTTTACCCTTTCCCGGCTCGGAACTCGATCCTAAATCACTCGAATTTAATCAAATAGATCCCTTTCAACCATTACGCTTTGCAATCGATGAAAAAACTGCCCTAGAAAATTTATTCCATCCGATTTTTGCGGCAATCAAAATGTTTCAGTGCCAACGTGCTGTTTTAGTAGGCCATAATGCATGGTTTGATTTGTTGTTTATAAAAGAGGCAATAAAGAGAACCGGGGTTAAATCGCCATTTCATGCGTTTACTTGTTTTGATACAGCAACCTTAGGTGGTTTTATTTACGGGCAAACGGTATTAGCTAAAGCAGCTCAGGCGGCCGGAATTACTTTTGATGCACAAGAAGCTCATTCAGCAATTTATGATGCAGAGAAAACAGCCGATTTATTTTGCCATATGGCAAATTTGTGGCAGGAACGACAAGCAAAGACAAAGCCTGAGTAA
- the pyrC gene encoding dihydroorotase yields the protein MVQMLRINRPDDWHVHLRDNEMLQHTVIGSAKHFARALIMPNLKPALTSLSSINDYRTRILAALPKDSTFEPYMTFYLNDSVDAEDLNKAAHIPYILGAKLYPAGATTNSEAGAKSLTALYPLFEVLQSNNLVLQIHGEVTHSDIFERESLFIDEYLKPIVSNFPQLRIVFEHISTQAAVEYVLQAPKTVAATITPHHLLYNRNKLLVGGIRPHYYCLPILKHEKDQKALQNAACSGNPKFFAGTDSAPHSVDTKENACGCAGIYSAPFALSLYTQVFDELNQLQHLNHFLSQFGAEFYQLPINQQQIELIKSPQTVPNFLPLGLRHVVPIAAGETIQWRTHES from the coding sequence ATGGTACAAATGTTACGTATTAATCGTCCTGACGATTGGCATGTTCATCTCAGAGACAATGAAATGTTACAGCACACTGTAATAGGTAGTGCCAAACATTTTGCCCGAGCACTAATCATGCCAAATCTTAAACCAGCACTTACCTCATTGTCTTCAATTAATGATTATAGAACTAGAATTCTTGCCGCCTTACCCAAAGACAGCACTTTTGAGCCTTATATGACTTTTTATTTGAACGATTCGGTAGATGCCGAAGATTTAAACAAGGCCGCACATATACCTTATATTTTAGGAGCAAAACTCTACCCCGCTGGCGCAACAACCAATTCTGAGGCTGGAGCAAAATCACTTACTGCTCTCTATCCTCTTTTTGAAGTATTACAAAGCAATAACTTGGTACTGCAAATTCATGGAGAGGTAACTCACAGCGATATTTTTGAGCGGGAGTCCTTATTTATAGATGAATATTTAAAGCCTATAGTCAGCAATTTTCCACAGCTAAGAATAGTGTTTGAACATATTTCGACTCAAGCTGCTGTAGAATATGTACTGCAAGCGCCAAAAACAGTAGCAGCCACAATTACCCCACATCATTTATTATATAATCGTAATAAATTGCTTGTGGGCGGAATTAGGCCACATTATTATTGCCTGCCCATTTTAAAGCATGAAAAAGATCAAAAAGCATTACAAAATGCTGCGTGTAGTGGAAATCCAAAATTTTTTGCCGGAACAGATAGTGCCCCCCATAGTGTAGACACAAAAGAAAATGCTTGCGGATGCGCTGGAATTTATTCGGCTCCATTTGCCTTGAGTTTATATACACAAGTGTTTGATGAATTAAATCAACTACAACACTTGAATCACTTCCTAAGTCAATTTGGAGCTGAATTTTACCAATTGCCTATTAATCAGCAGCAAATTGAATTAATTAAATCACCACAAACAGTACCCAACTTTTTACCCTTAGGTTTGCGTCACGTTGTTCCTATAGCAGCTGGAGAAACGATTCAATGGAGAACCCATGAATCATAA
- a CDS encoding Lpg1974 family pore-forming outer membrane protein, which yields MLSLKKTTLAILALGSSSLFAGTMGPVCTPGNVTVPCPSTGWNVGGQALVLQTMTDNNVTLGIEANPVIAGGSINTDLDAQWNWGFQIEGSYHFNTGNDITLTWYHLDTSWNNTTFTPGFAPDLAIGFGHKNRWDAVNGEMGQFVDVSANKKIRFHGGFQFASIKRSVHAFAADVDADADDFLARFSGNTQFNGFGPRTGIDMNYVFGNGFGIYAKAAAALLVGSAKHGYDLDVFTSAGGEVFDLNIAGTRTTVVPELEAKLGASYDYPLAQGDLILDAGYMWFDYIHALNTTVLQTTATDFAAAGPYFGLKYIGNI from the coding sequence ATGTTAAGTTTAAAAAAAACAACTTTGGCAATTTTAGCTTTAGGCAGTAGTTCACTTTTCGCAGGGACTATGGGGCCAGTTTGTACCCCAGGTAATGTAACAGTTCCTTGTCCAAGCACTGGCTGGAATGTTGGTGGTCAAGCATTAGTCTTGCAAACAATGACTGATAATAATGTTACATTGGGTATAGAAGCTAACCCTGTTATAGCTGGTGGTTCTATCAATACTGATTTAGATGCACAATGGAACTGGGGTTTCCAAATCGAAGGTTCATATCACTTCAACACTGGAAATGATATTACCTTAACTTGGTATCACCTGGATACAAGCTGGAACAACACCACATTTACTCCTGGTTTTGCACCAGACTTAGCAATTGGTTTTGGTCACAAAAACAGATGGGATGCAGTTAACGGTGAAATGGGTCAATTTGTTGACGTCAGCGCTAACAAGAAAATCCGTTTCCATGGCGGTTTCCAATTCGCAAGCATTAAGAGAAGCGTTCATGCATTTGCTGCTGACGTAGATGCTGATGCTGATGATTTCCTTGCTCGTTTCAGTGGAAATACCCAATTCAATGGCTTCGGTCCACGTACTGGTATTGACATGAACTATGTGTTTGGTAACGGTTTCGGAATTTATGCTAAAGCAGCTGCTGCATTATTAGTTGGTAGTGCTAAGCATGGTTACGACCTTGACGTATTCACAAGCGCTGGTGGTGAAGTATTTGACTTAAACATCGCTGGAACTAGAACAACAGTTGTTCCTGAATTAGAAGCTAAGTTAGGTGCTAGCTATGATTATCCATTGGCTCAAGGTGATTTAATACTGGATGCTGGATACATGTGGTTTGACTACATCCATGCATTAAATACAACTGTATTACAAACTACAGCTACTGATTTTGCTGCTGCAGGCCCTTACTTTGGCTTGAAGTATATAGGTAACATTTAA
- a CDS encoding Lpg1974 family pore-forming outer membrane protein, whose translation MLNLKKTALAVLALGSSAVFAGTMGPVCTPGNVTVPCPSSAWNVGGQALVLQTMTDNNISLGIEANPVVAGASINTDLDAQWNWGFQIEGSYHFNTGNDITLTWYHLDTSWNNTTFTPDFAPDLAIGFGHKNRWDAVNGEMGQFVDVSANKKIRFHGGFQFASIKRSVHAFAADVDADADDFLARFSGNTQFNGFGPRTGIDMNYVFGNGFGIYAKAAAALLVGSAKHGYDLDVFTSAGGEVFDLNIAGTRTTVVPELEAKLGASYTYAMAQGDLTLDAGYMWFDYIHALNTTVLQTTATDFSAAGPYFGLKYVGNV comes from the coding sequence ATGTTAAATTTGAAAAAAACAGCGTTAGCTGTTCTTGCTTTAGGTAGCAGTGCAGTATTCGCTGGCACCATGGGACCAGTTTGCACCCCAGGTAACGTGACTGTTCCTTGCCCAAGCAGTGCATGGAATGTTGGTGGCCAAGCATTAGTCTTGCAAACAATGACTGATAATAATATTTCACTAGGTATAGAAGCTAACCCTGTTGTAGCTGGTGCTTCTATCAATACTGATTTAGATGCACAATGGAACTGGGGTTTCCAAATCGAAGGTTCATATCACTTCAACACTGGAAATGATATTACCTTAACTTGGTATCACCTGGATACAAGCTGGAACAACACCACATTTACTCCAGATTTTGCACCAGACTTAGCAATTGGTTTTGGTCACAAAAACAGATGGGATGCAGTTAACGGTGAAATGGGTCAATTTGTTGACGTCAGCGCTAACAAGAAAATCCGTTTCCATGGCGGTTTCCAATTCGCAAGCATTAAGAGAAGCGTTCATGCATTTGCTGCTGACGTAGATGCTGATGCTGATGATTTCCTTGCTCGTTTCAGTGGAAATACCCAATTCAATGGCTTCGGTCCACGTACTGGTATTGACATGAACTATGTGTTTGGTAACGGTTTCGGAATTTATGCTAAAGCAGCTGCTGCATTATTAGTTGGTAGTGCTAAGCATGGTTACGACCTTGACGTATTCACAAGCGCTGGTGGTGAAGTATTTGACTTAAACATCGCTGGAACTAGAACAACAGTTGTTCCTGAATTAGAAGCTAAGTTAGGTGCTAGCTATACTTATGCAATGGCACAAGGTGACTTAACTCTAGATGCTGGTTACATGTGGTTCGACTACATCCATGCATTAAATACAACTGTATTACAAACTACAGCTACTGACTTTTCTGCTGCAGGTCCTTACTTCGGTCTGAAATATGTAGGAAACGTTTAA
- a CDS encoding Lpg1974 family pore-forming outer membrane protein, translating to MFKKVTIAVLGLAANVTIAGTMGPACTPGNVTVPCEAKLWDFSAQALYLRSVYGSEKAFEPGTAPLNKEVKNEWNWGYRLEGSYHFNTGNDISVNWMHFSSSIDPTNFFGILTIPAIGLPPLPTPFELTSFNRIDQVNIVMGQYTNLSVRDKIRFYGGLQYANIQSTATSYYITQQLPIPILASNPLSKFNNTNYKGFGPAVGLDYSYYITDALSITANGAGSILYGTNRYQAGFVMAPFDAIVEQVFFRKKGIVPSLEAKLGVNYAHATPIGVANVQVGYQAINYFHVLEAQSFANLVGPVRPVDYGLFGPYFGLKLVGDA from the coding sequence ATGTTTAAAAAAGTAACTATCGCTGTGTTAGGATTGGCAGCAAATGTAACTATCGCCGGAACTATGGGCCCAGCTTGTACCCCCGGTAATGTTACCGTTCCTTGCGAGGCAAAACTTTGGGACTTTAGTGCACAAGCTCTCTATTTGAGATCCGTTTATGGTAGTGAAAAAGCATTTGAACCAGGTACTGCACCTCTAAATAAAGAGGTAAAAAATGAATGGAATTGGGGATACCGCTTAGAAGGCTCTTATCACTTCAACACAGGAAATGATATTAGTGTTAATTGGATGCATTTCAGTAGTTCTATAGATCCAACTAATTTTTTTGGAATTCTTACCATTCCGGCAATAGGATTACCACCTCTTCCTACGCCCTTTGAATTAACAAGTTTTAATAGGATTGATCAAGTAAATATAGTCATGGGACAATATACTAACCTGAGTGTTAGAGACAAGATCCGTTTCTATGGGGGGTTACAGTATGCCAACATACAATCAACAGCAACGAGTTATTATATAACGCAACAACTCCCAATTCCAATTTTAGCAAGCAATCCTTTGAGTAAATTTAATAACACCAATTATAAAGGATTTGGACCTGCTGTTGGGCTAGACTACTCATACTACATCACGGACGCACTAAGCATCACTGCTAATGGGGCGGGATCAATACTTTATGGAACTAATCGTTACCAAGCTGGTTTTGTCATGGCTCCCTTTGATGCTATTGTTGAGCAAGTTTTTTTTCGTAAAAAAGGCATAGTCCCTAGTTTGGAGGCGAAGCTTGGGGTTAATTATGCTCATGCTACTCCTATAGGAGTAGCCAATGTTCAAGTAGGTTATCAAGCAATTAATTACTTCCACGTATTGGAGGCTCAATCCTTCGCAAATTTAGTAGGCCCCGTTCGCCCAGTTGATTATGGACTTTTTGGTCCATATTTTGGACTAAAGCTCGTTGGTGATGCGTAA
- a CDS encoding LbtU family siderophore porin, producing MKFKMVLLALICLSSPLYAENDQQLQRQIALLQKQAQLLQTQLEALQKEVVAHKVKQTSKTVKPVVTKTVSKSAKKQVHVRSKKDEMIKYHSSSISVHTPEEHPESIGFYPTALVADNRVVTYIAGTPVVASPYLGDRPAFDGSDYIVNISSINRDIRLMQQRRKLYRAYQTIGYPIPERPIIAISGKAEPVGMMNSDYVGGTNVDLTLGSSEVDVAAALNQNVEAYIAIAYDSNPPDVGPRINNSAFNLNMGFVNIGNLDKTPFYFTAGQLYVPFGRYSSSMISAPLTLNLARTKTRPFILGYKSQEDTGPFVATYIYRSDTTLGRAGVGGANAGYSFAFNEIRGEVGASYISSIDDAAGMQNTAANPGTFGGFGSLLNGNEAVRKTQAVDVYGNMGYDRFNFAAEWVGATQAFRAQDLSFNGRGAKPQALQTEIDMTFRAFNRPSSIGVGYQWTKDALALNLPQQRFIGVFNISIWKDTVESIEYRHEIDYSVNDFANGAAPPGLVNAPTLGTGGTADTVSAQIGVYF from the coding sequence ATGAAGTTCAAAATGGTTTTATTGGCTTTGATCTGTTTATCATCACCACTCTATGCAGAAAATGATCAACAACTACAACGCCAGATAGCACTGTTACAAAAACAGGCCCAACTGTTACAAACGCAATTAGAGGCATTACAAAAAGAGGTAGTGGCTCATAAAGTGAAGCAAACAAGTAAAACAGTAAAGCCAGTTGTCACAAAAACTGTGTCAAAGTCTGCTAAAAAACAGGTTCATGTTCGTAGTAAGAAAGATGAAATGATCAAATATCATTCATCAAGTATTTCAGTTCATACGCCAGAAGAACATCCAGAGTCTATAGGATTTTATCCCACTGCCTTAGTTGCAGATAATCGTGTAGTGACGTATATTGCTGGAACCCCTGTAGTAGCTTCCCCATACTTAGGAGATCGCCCTGCATTCGATGGGTCTGATTATATCGTTAATATTTCAAGTATTAACCGTGATATCCGTTTAATGCAGCAACGTCGTAAATTATATAGAGCCTATCAAACTATAGGTTATCCCATTCCCGAGAGACCCATAATCGCAATTAGCGGTAAAGCGGAACCCGTAGGCATGATGAACAGTGACTATGTTGGTGGGACAAATGTGGATTTGACTTTAGGATCGAGTGAAGTGGATGTTGCAGCTGCACTCAACCAAAATGTTGAGGCTTATATTGCAATTGCTTATGATTCAAACCCTCCAGATGTGGGGCCAAGAATTAACAACTCTGCATTTAACCTGAATATGGGTTTTGTAAATATTGGTAACTTAGATAAAACTCCCTTTTATTTTACTGCAGGGCAGTTATATGTACCTTTTGGGCGTTATTCAAGTTCGATGATCAGTGCACCATTAACGTTAAATCTAGCACGAACGAAGACAAGGCCGTTCATCTTAGGCTACAAGTCTCAGGAAGATACGGGGCCATTTGTTGCAACCTATATATATAGAAGTGATACGACCTTAGGGCGAGCTGGAGTAGGTGGTGCGAATGCAGGTTATAGTTTTGCATTCAATGAGATTCGCGGTGAGGTAGGGGCAAGTTATATTAGCTCCATAGATGATGCAGCAGGAATGCAAAATACGGCAGCTAATCCAGGTACTTTTGGTGGGTTTGGTTCCTTACTTAATGGAAACGAAGCCGTGCGTAAAACCCAAGCGGTTGATGTTTATGGAAATATGGGATACGACCGGTTCAATTTTGCAGCGGAATGGGTTGGTGCAACACAGGCATTTAGAGCGCAGGATCTAAGTTTTAACGGACGTGGTGCAAAACCACAGGCATTACAAACAGAGATTGATATGACTTTTAGAGCATTCAATAGACCTTCATCTATTGGTGTGGGTTATCAATGGACTAAGGATGCTCTGGCGCTGAATTTACCCCAACAGCGATTTATTGGTGTATTTAACATCTCAATTTGGAAGGATACTGTAGAAAGCATTGAGTATCGACATGAAATAGATTATAGCGTAAATGATTTTGCTAATGGAGCGGCTCCTCCGGGTCTTGTAAATGCACCTACATTAGGCACAGGAGGTACTGCAGATACCGTATCTGCGCAAATTGGAGTTTATTTCTAG